A window of Mucilaginibacter paludis DSM 18603 contains these coding sequences:
- a CDS encoding HlyD family efflux transporter periplasmic adaptor subunit — translation MDKRDHNTSSTDVIEIINNAKASKYRRSALAQEILSEKKNFGNTWALVTIVAFFVLMFIGATFFRYPNYIIKSSKLIATNLPVPIETNSSNYFSLLAKNNDIVRKDEIIAIVQGKNEFAEILKLKKVLEDTRSLNKSINNNFNKLGGIQGLFDSIFKESPRITPLKTKQLLIGINSWLKNYTLQSPTDGKLTWNLATVSPYVNLAPKKIIGYVVPKTDFYLEVPLNEDDLGKVHVGQSVQLRTDAFFYQKYGVINGRISNVSDIITNGHFTVFVSLPQVINTPITGDRPILKNGLNCRVYIVIRDQSLFTALFNSIFSNYNRP, via the coding sequence ATGGACAAACGGGATCATAATACTTCGTCTACGGACGTAATTGAAATAATTAATAATGCTAAAGCAAGCAAGTATCGCCGCTCGGCCCTGGCCCAGGAGATTCTATCTGAAAAAAAGAATTTTGGCAACACATGGGCATTGGTAACCATTGTAGCTTTTTTTGTACTGATGTTCATAGGTGCAACTTTCTTTCGCTACCCAAATTACATAATAAAAAGTTCCAAATTAATCGCGACGAATCTGCCAGTACCTATTGAAACAAATAGCAGTAATTATTTTAGCCTATTGGCAAAAAACAATGACATTGTAAGAAAGGATGAAATTATCGCTATAGTTCAAGGTAAGAACGAATTTGCAGAAATATTAAAATTAAAAAAAGTTTTAGAAGATACACGTTCCTTAAATAAATCTATCAACAACAATTTTAATAAATTAGGTGGTATTCAGGGGCTTTTCGACAGCATATTTAAAGAATCTCCACGAATAACTCCCTTAAAGACTAAACAATTACTAATTGGAATAAACAGCTGGCTCAAAAATTACACGTTGCAATCGCCTACCGATGGAAAACTAACTTGGAATCTCGCTACAGTAAGTCCTTATGTTAACCTTGCACCTAAAAAAATCATTGGCTATGTAGTGCCTAAAACAGATTTTTATCTCGAAGTGCCTCTTAATGAAGACGACCTGGGCAAAGTTCATGTTGGTCAGTCAGTACAATTAAGAACGGATGCATTTTTTTATCAAAAGTATGGAGTAATCAATGGAAGAATTAGCAATGTTTCTGACATAATTACTAACGGGCACTTTACTGTTTTTGTTAGTTTACCTCAAGTTATTAATACGCCGATAACCGGAGACAGGCCAATATTGAAGAACGGGCTGAATTGTCGTGTGTATATTGTCATACGGGACCAAAGTCTATTTACAGCATTATTTAATTCAATATTCAGTAATTATAACCGACCCTAG
- the gwsG gene encoding grasp-with-spasm system ATP-grasp peptide maturase, which yields MILIISHHNSEFTTELIMDWIHYYGHECKRVNGLDILDKLTFNLKLTNGDGVKVETNSGIEAADIIWFRRWMVLRSLEDHMPVNSNFFLKDIAPLIKSEFDGVTRAFFFALKGKNWDDKPEFLREYPIKIKQLEIAQSVGLKIPNTIITNNKKDLQVFVKTNNIEEIIIKPVKDGTLIGSTEGCYVIYTAKVTKELSEIPELFFPSLFQEAISKIIEIRVFFHKDICYSMAIFSSYDEKTSVDFRNYNFAKPNRYVPYKLPDTVESKIRDFMEILNLKSGSLDILLNTKNEYVFLEVNPVGQFSMVSFPCNYYLERVVANSLISEQITPGN from the coding sequence ATGATACTAATAATTAGCCATCACAATAGTGAATTTACAACAGAATTAATAATGGATTGGATCCATTATTATGGTCATGAATGTAAACGGGTTAACGGTTTGGATATCTTAGATAAATTAACTTTTAATTTAAAGTTGACCAATGGTGATGGCGTTAAGGTAGAAACCAATTCAGGCATTGAAGCGGCTGATATTATATGGTTTAGGCGCTGGATGGTTTTACGAAGTTTAGAAGATCACATGCCGGTTAATAGTAATTTTTTTCTTAAAGATATAGCTCCTCTTATCAAATCTGAATTTGACGGAGTTACCCGAGCTTTTTTTTTCGCACTGAAAGGTAAAAATTGGGATGATAAACCAGAATTTCTTCGAGAATATCCAATAAAGATTAAGCAGTTAGAAATTGCTCAATCAGTAGGATTAAAAATACCAAATACAATTATCACTAACAATAAAAAGGATTTACAAGTTTTTGTAAAAACGAACAATATTGAAGAAATTATCATAAAGCCCGTTAAGGATGGAACACTTATCGGCTCAACCGAAGGCTGCTACGTTATTTATACAGCAAAAGTCACAAAAGAGTTATCAGAAATTCCAGAATTATTTTTTCCATCGTTATTTCAAGAGGCGATATCAAAAATAATAGAGATTCGTGTTTTTTTTCATAAAGACATATGTTACTCGATGGCAATTTTTTCAAGTTATGATGAAAAAACCAGTGTTGATTTCAGGAATTACAATTTTGCAAAGCCTAATAGGTATGTTCCCTACAAATTGCCGGACACTGTAGAGAGCAAAATTCGTGACTTTATGGAAATATTGAATTTGAAGAGTGGCTCACTAGATATCTTATTGAACACAAAAAATGAATACGTGTTTTTAGAAGTAAATCCCGTAGGCCAGTTCTCTATGGTATCTTTTCCTTGTAATTACTATTTGGAAAGAGTTGTGGCGAATAGTTTAATTTCAGAACAAATAACACCAGGTAATTGA
- a CDS encoding glycosyl transferase family 14: MKVAYLIIAHKNFEHIIDIVTSLNDPKVSFLIHFDEKVKVDINEINRKLPQGADVYFLDARENVNWGGFSVLMAVLNLIQGALHLNCFDYIYLISGQDFPLKTSDEMIDFLEQNAGKEFIEYHTIPHSGWGGGQDRYEHFWMIDTLGMQASRNFIEDQRKQNFTRKFPNNLQPFGGSMWFTITAACAEYIIDHFMQYPDELMFFKYTLIPDELAIVTVIMNSIFKNQVVNNNLRHIDWSENRGRPKIMTVSDLVVLIKSESHFARKFDPSVDVEVINALKAKLNQGNEMRKR; this comes from the coding sequence ATGAAAGTTGCTTATCTAATAATTGCTCATAAAAATTTCGAACATATAATTGACATTGTAACCAGCCTTAATGACCCCAAAGTTAGTTTTCTTATACATTTTGATGAAAAGGTCAAAGTAGATATTAATGAAATCAACAGGAAGTTACCGCAAGGCGCTGATGTGTATTTTCTAGATGCACGTGAAAACGTTAATTGGGGTGGCTTCAGTGTGTTAATGGCAGTTTTAAATCTTATACAGGGAGCTTTACATTTAAATTGCTTTGATTACATCTATCTAATCAGCGGTCAGGACTTCCCTTTGAAAACATCCGACGAAATGATCGATTTTTTGGAGCAAAATGCAGGTAAAGAGTTTATTGAATATCATACCATTCCTCATTCAGGTTGGGGAGGTGGACAAGATCGTTACGAGCACTTCTGGATGATTGATACACTGGGAATGCAGGCAAGCCGAAATTTTATCGAAGATCAGCGCAAACAGAACTTTACAAGAAAATTTCCTAATAATTTACAACCTTTTGGTGGTTCTATGTGGTTTACAATAACTGCCGCCTGCGCTGAATATATCATAGATCATTTTATGCAATACCCCGACGAATTAATGTTTTTCAAGTACACGTTAATACCAGATGAACTTGCAATAGTGACGGTTATAATGAATTCTATCTTTAAAAATCAAGTAGTAAATAATAATTTAAGACACATTGACTGGTCTGAAAACCGGGGAAGGCCCAAGATAATGACAGTGTCTGATCTGGTTGTCTTAATTAAAAGTGAATCCCATTTCGCACGTAAATTTGACCCATCGGTTGATGTAGAAGTGATAAATGCGCTTAAAGCTAAATTAAATCAGGGTAACGAGATGAGGAAGAGGTAA
- a CDS encoding glycosyltransferase family 32 protein, whose translation MINKIIHQIWISEDNQPLPRYCEELSRTWRENHPDYKYILWDKESTQHLIEKKYPNMAELISRYRYSIQKVDVLKYLILHEIGGVYVDMDYECIKSISDLFSNHDCYLSEESSEYKVIGNALIASVEKSSFLSFVISSLKKHLDGPNIDVHDKLNYVLSTTGPGMLGIAYQNYEKKNDICVIPSKFLSPITALESREIFKLGMVPTFIEEKLSESYAVHYFFSMWIN comes from the coding sequence ATGATAAATAAAATCATACATCAGATTTGGATTTCTGAAGATAATCAGCCGCTCCCTAGGTATTGTGAAGAGTTGAGCCGTACATGGCGGGAAAATCATCCTGATTATAAGTATATTTTATGGGATAAGGAATCGACTCAGCATCTCATAGAAAAAAAATATCCTAATATGGCGGAATTGATTTCAAGATATCGTTATAGCATCCAAAAGGTGGATGTATTAAAGTATTTGATCCTTCATGAAATTGGGGGAGTGTATGTTGATATGGATTATGAATGTATCAAATCAATTTCTGATCTCTTTAGCAACCACGATTGTTATTTATCGGAAGAATCTTCGGAATACAAAGTTATTGGCAACGCGTTAATTGCCTCGGTGGAAAAGAGTAGCTTTCTGAGTTTCGTTATTAGTTCATTAAAAAAGCATTTAGACGGCCCGAATATCGATGTACACGACAAATTAAATTATGTTCTCAGTACCACTGGACCAGGGATGTTAGGTATCGCTTATCAGAACTATGAAAAGAAGAATGATATTTGTGTTATACCAAGTAAATTTTTATCACCTATAACTGCTTTGGAAAGTCGAGAGATTTTCAAATTAGGCATGGTTCCCACTTTTATTGAAGAGAAGCTATCGGAGTCCTACGCAGTTCATTATTTCTTTTCAATGT
- a CDS encoding glycosyltransferase family 2 protein, whose protein sequence is MKISFCIIAMNRLNHLMQTLEDNLKECCRDDDVEIVLLDYNSKDNMESWVKNAFETMIANGKLIYFKTFDPVSFNHSHSKNLAFKLSNGDIVCNINADHYLGNGFVDYIRKQFNNNSNIVLTPLNIYDDNNDFLIPGDTGGKVCVRKENFIQIKGFDEKMNIYGFEDVDFINRLTFVGVNPFRITEPQFLSFIHHSDVDRHSSNTILAQIENIFIHYITPFVSRILIIYKNGTFEMGDIIDNIVKASFNYKSAYSSKKTFLFAKKSKSWRKGSWSFEEEELKLTFLRSNQTLQLISKNDFLVSRVDQEHYYRANPTLMAEIAAFNYVHFNRTLFLKNKRNKLGIVNHKSFGSGLVYKNFDYSTPIKI, encoded by the coding sequence ATGAAGATTTCATTCTGCATCATAGCTATGAATCGCCTAAACCATTTGATGCAAACCTTGGAAGATAATCTTAAAGAATGCTGCCGTGATGACGATGTCGAGATTGTATTGCTGGATTACAATTCTAAAGACAATATGGAGTCGTGGGTTAAAAACGCGTTTGAAACAATGATAGCGAATGGTAAACTTATTTATTTTAAAACCTTCGATCCGGTTTCTTTTAATCACAGCCACTCCAAAAATTTAGCCTTTAAATTGAGTAATGGTGATATCGTTTGTAATATTAATGCTGATCACTATTTGGGAAATGGATTTGTGGACTATATAAGAAAACAGTTTAATAATAATAGCAATATAGTACTAACTCCTTTGAATATTTATGATGATAACAATGATTTCCTCATCCCTGGCGATACAGGTGGAAAGGTTTGTGTCAGAAAAGAAAACTTTATTCAAATTAAGGGATTCGATGAAAAAATGAATATTTACGGTTTTGAGGATGTGGATTTTATTAATCGCCTTACATTCGTTGGCGTTAATCCATTTCGTATTACAGAGCCCCAATTCCTTAGTTTTATTCATCACTCAGATGTAGATAGACACTCATCTAATACGATTTTAGCTCAAATTGAAAATATTTTTATCCATTATATTACCCCTTTTGTTTCTAGAATACTTATCATTTATAAAAATGGAACTTTTGAAATGGGCGATATAATAGATAATATAGTTAAAGCATCATTTAATTATAAATCTGCCTATTCTTCAAAGAAAACATTCCTATTTGCGAAAAAAAGCAAATCTTGGAGGAAAGGGTCTTGGAGCTTTGAAGAAGAAGAGTTAAAGTTGACTTTCCTTAGGTCTAACCAGACACTACAACTAATTTCAAAGAATGATTTTTTAGTAAGCCGAGTAGACCAAGAGCATTACTACAGGGCAAACCCCACATTAATGGCAGAAATTGCGGCCTTCAACTATGTTCATTTCAATAGAACTCTATTCTTGAAGAACAAACGTAATAAATTGGGAATTGTAAACCATAAATCCTTCGGAAGCGGCCTGGTTTATAAAAATTTTGATTACAGCACACCGATAAAAATATAG
- the gwsS gene encoding grasp-with-spasm system SPASM domain peptide maturase, whose translation MSKMTLYASCIPVKGAVRSTICDLQRTTYEIIPNSMYDFLVYYNGKSINEIKNDFSIEDQVIVDEYIDFLLKKEYIFFSDFPNNFPPISLDWDSPCLITNAIVDFDAASNHNFKKIVDQLSFLRCQALELRFFDVVNLNFIKGLILQTKNSSLRYINLVIKYDSLILEEDIKDLLAQNTVLTHVLFHSCPKPVFTELATTVFSIDTIISDETHCGVISEYNFSVNITSFTESVNFNSCLNRKISIDKRGEIKNCPSLPNSFGNINDISLNEIVNQSNFTRVWQIKKDSINVCKDCEFRYICTDCRAYVSDLYAKPIKCHYDPYNPSGVIN comes from the coding sequence ATGAGCAAAATGACATTATATGCAAGCTGCATCCCTGTAAAGGGAGCTGTAAGAAGTACGATATGCGATTTGCAAAGAACCACATATGAAATAATTCCTAATTCCATGTATGATTTCTTGGTTTACTATAATGGCAAAAGTATAAATGAAATAAAGAATGACTTTTCAATTGAAGATCAGGTTATTGTTGATGAGTACATCGATTTTTTATTAAAAAAAGAGTATATATTTTTTTCTGATTTTCCCAATAATTTCCCACCGATTAGTTTAGACTGGGATTCCCCATGTTTAATTACTAATGCAATAGTAGATTTTGATGCGGCTTCAAATCACAATTTCAAAAAAATAGTTGATCAACTTTCTTTTTTACGTTGTCAGGCGCTGGAGCTGAGATTTTTTGATGTTGTCAATTTGAATTTTATCAAGGGACTCATATTACAGACAAAGAATTCTTCATTAAGATATATAAACCTGGTTATAAAATATGATTCTTTAATATTAGAGGAGGATATAAAAGATTTACTTGCACAAAATACGGTTTTAACCCATGTACTATTTCACAGTTGCCCTAAACCTGTTTTTACAGAATTGGCTACAACAGTTTTTTCTATTGATACAATAATATCGGATGAGACCCATTGCGGGGTAATAAGCGAGTATAATTTTTCTGTCAATATAACCTCATTTACTGAATCCGTAAATTTTAATAGTTGTTTAAATAGAAAAATCTCGATTGATAAAAGAGGAGAAATAAAAAATTGCCCATCATTGCCAAATTCGTTTGGCAATATTAACGACATATCTCTTAATGAAATAGTTAATCAGTCTAATTTTACAAGGGTTTGGCAAATAAAGAAGGATTCGATAAATGTCTGTAAAGATTGTGAGTTTAGATATATATGCACTGATTGCAGGGCCTATGTATCTGACTTATATGCCAAACCGATAAAGTGCCATTATGATCCGTATAATCCCTCCGGAGTAATTAACTAA
- a CDS encoding peptidase domain-containing ABC transporter produces MAFVFYRQLNSMDCGPVCLKMITHYHGKHFNTDTLRRLSGFNKEGTSVLGLSEAAEKIGFRTRGVMLNLRQLTEVSTPCILHWNQNHFVVLISIAYRRRDWKIKIADPGKGIIHLSKKEFLDQWAFSDDAEDEKKTGVALLMTPTPALYQEPDDKENNLNWKIILQYLTDSKWPIAQVFISLIATSALQLVVPFLTKAIIDVGINANNLNLIVVILIAQLSLMFGRTAIEFIRSRILLRISNIINISILSDFWVKLTRLPVSYFDLHHTGDTLQRINDHKKIQDYLTGSSLSTLFSIVNLTALSFVLLSFNSLLYLIFICGSILYVFWITIFLKIRRKLNYKSFHIYSKENNATLEFVQGMQEIRLNNAEQLKRWDWENIQTNIFKLSSKSLSYSQIQETGSLFINQGKDFLITFLTAKLVIDGHFTLGSMVAIQYIIGQLSNPVEQIVKFIQATQDARISLERINEVHQLPEEESPEIVYVDHLPENKSIYLEKLSFKYPGSGLRFALDDINIEIETGKVTAIVGMSGSGKTTLLKLLMKFYDYYEGDIRVGNSNLRNINPSFWRRQCGAVLQDGYIFNESIARNIAIGSEIIDYEKLLYCAKIANIYPFIDTLPNGFYTLLGVDGVGISQGQRQRLLIARAIYKDPEYLFFDEATNALDANNERTITENLKAVFSKRTVVIVAHRLSTVKNADKIIVMNEGKIAEQGNHADLTKLKGLYYELVKNQLELDGQTGS; encoded by the coding sequence ATGGCTTTTGTGTTTTATCGACAACTTAATTCAATGGATTGCGGGCCGGTATGCTTAAAAATGATAACCCATTACCACGGAAAGCATTTTAATACCGATACTCTTAGGCGACTCTCTGGCTTCAATAAAGAGGGCACCTCTGTTCTTGGATTAAGTGAAGCCGCTGAAAAAATCGGCTTCAGAACGCGAGGGGTAATGTTGAACCTTCGTCAATTAACTGAAGTATCAACTCCATGCATACTGCATTGGAATCAAAACCACTTTGTTGTATTAATATCAATTGCATACAGAAGAAGGGATTGGAAGATCAAAATTGCTGATCCGGGCAAAGGCATTATTCATCTTAGTAAAAAAGAATTTCTTGATCAATGGGCTTTCTCTGACGACGCGGAAGATGAGAAGAAAACCGGGGTGGCCTTGTTAATGACACCGACTCCTGCGCTTTACCAAGAACCGGATGATAAAGAAAACAATCTTAATTGGAAGATTATATTACAATATCTAACTGATAGTAAATGGCCAATAGCCCAGGTATTCATTTCTTTAATAGCCACATCCGCATTACAGCTCGTTGTTCCATTTTTGACCAAGGCTATAATTGATGTCGGAATAAATGCAAATAATCTGAATCTAATTGTAGTTATATTAATTGCTCAACTATCGTTGATGTTCGGTCGAACAGCGATAGAATTTATTAGAAGTAGAATACTTTTGAGGATTTCTAATATTATAAACATATCAATCCTGTCAGATTTTTGGGTGAAATTAACACGGCTTCCGGTCTCATATTTCGATTTACATCATACAGGGGATACACTGCAGAGAATAAACGATCATAAGAAAATTCAAGATTATTTAACGGGATCCTCACTATCTACTCTTTTTTCCATTGTTAATTTGACTGCCCTGTCCTTTGTTCTCTTGTCCTTTAATAGTTTGTTATACTTGATATTTATTTGTGGTAGTATATTGTATGTTTTTTGGATAACCATATTCTTAAAAATCAGACGTAAACTGAATTATAAATCCTTTCATATATATTCAAAAGAGAATAATGCCACTTTGGAATTTGTTCAGGGGATGCAAGAAATAAGATTAAATAACGCGGAACAGTTAAAGCGTTGGGATTGGGAGAATATACAGACTAACATTTTTAAGTTAAGTTCTAAGTCATTAAGTTATAGCCAAATTCAGGAAACCGGGTCGCTTTTTATCAATCAAGGAAAGGATTTCTTAATAACTTTCTTGACAGCAAAACTTGTTATTGATGGGCATTTCACACTCGGTTCAATGGTTGCGATTCAATATATTATTGGTCAATTAAGTAACCCGGTAGAACAGATTGTTAAGTTTATTCAAGCAACACAAGATGCTAGAATTAGCTTAGAAAGAATTAATGAAGTACATCAATTACCTGAAGAGGAAAGCCCGGAAATAGTTTATGTCGATCATTTACCCGAGAATAAATCCATCTATTTGGAAAAGCTGAGTTTCAAATATCCTGGTTCAGGACTAAGGTTTGCATTAGACGATATAAATATAGAAATAGAGACCGGCAAAGTTACAGCTATAGTAGGTATGAGCGGAAGTGGAAAAACGACGCTACTTAAATTATTGATGAAGTTTTATGATTACTACGAAGGTGATATTAGAGTAGGTAATAGTAATTTGAGAAATATTAATCCTTCTTTTTGGAGGCGACAATGCGGGGCAGTTCTACAAGATGGCTACATATTTAACGAATCGATAGCAAGAAATATCGCAATCGGTTCAGAAATCATTGATTATGAAAAACTCCTTTATTGTGCTAAAATAGCCAACATTTATCCTTTTATTGATACTCTACCGAATGGATTCTATACTTTATTGGGAGTAGATGGGGTTGGTATAAGTCAAGGCCAGCGACAGCGTTTACTTATTGCAAGGGCGATATATAAAGATCCGGAATATCTTTTTTTTGATGAAGCGACAAATGCTTTAGACGCAAACAATGAAAGGACAATAACAGAAAATTTAAAAGCAGTATTTTCAAAAAGAACTGTTGTTATTGTTGCCCATCGCCTTAGTACTGTAAAGAATGCCGATAAGATCATTGTGATGAATGAGGGTAAGATCGCTGAACAAGGAAACCATGCGGACTTAACTAAACTCAAAGGGTTGTATTATGAACTTGTGAAAAATCAACTAGAATTAGATGGACAAACGGGATCATAA
- a CDS encoding outer membrane beta-barrel protein: MKKLILFSLLALHSLAFAQNKKANGSIEGVVLDSLKKTYCGQGIISVYQENNVKVKSVTPIDTNGHFVIDDLLYKTYRLVFTYSGYEEKQLNITINQNLALRKNVGEILLSPKLHQLAEVIVTSRKQIIKQEVDRISYNVQADPESKTKSLLEILHKVPLITVDATGTIKLKASGNYKILIDGRSSSLVAKNPSDVFRAMPASNIEKIEVITIPPAKYDSEGLAGILNIITKKKLVQGYNGSINSSYNTVYGTSSSILMNLKKNKLGVIFYAGLGWQNTRELGYESAQTQTSPTYSVLNQNGQTTNSNNYRLGNLEISYQPDTLNLITGSGGYNRYYSTQGIELTNVLFNANNELTQSFDINSTGNSLFNTADVSFNYQKGFKRNKKQYLTFSYQYSFISNKQENGVATSKQFNYNNNDYNQKNDAESNEHTLQVDYIQPKKTITIEAGGKMILRSNTSNFLTSIVTNDDGNDGGNNFFKFDQNVYSLYNSYQLKFSKVAVKFGARLEHTTLNADFVSTNTTYDRNYLNIIPSVSSQISLGQTASINFGYGERIQRPSIWQVNPFVNKINPKFVTVGNPDLVPTLNHNIEVTFSKFSSGYLSLGLNYEFAGNTIEHLTTYNPQDSITTLSYQNLGKSRKIGFNLSLNYPLSKSINLSINSSLYYRMLSAQTDSIRYSNKGFQGNFVASADYQLKNGISVGFSAGYNSRTISLQGHDNGYFYNSTSISKDFFKKKLTIGGYISNPQNKFFTTKSTTTANNFTQLIHQNSFYRSAAIQLSYRFGKLNSNVVKNKRGIKNDDIKNEVPNKNN; encoded by the coding sequence ATGAAAAAACTAATACTATTTTCCTTACTTGCCTTACACTCATTGGCATTTGCACAGAATAAAAAAGCAAATGGGAGTATAGAAGGTGTCGTTCTGGATTCATTAAAAAAAACGTATTGTGGACAAGGGATCATTTCTGTTTATCAGGAGAATAATGTCAAGGTAAAATCTGTTACCCCCATTGATACCAATGGCCATTTTGTAATTGATGACCTCTTATATAAAACATACCGACTTGTATTTACATATAGCGGATATGAGGAAAAACAATTGAATATTACTATTAATCAAAACTTGGCACTCAGAAAAAATGTTGGGGAAATACTTTTATCTCCGAAACTGCATCAACTTGCCGAAGTCATAGTTACAAGTAGGAAGCAAATAATTAAGCAGGAGGTAGACAGAATATCATACAATGTGCAAGCCGACCCTGAAAGTAAAACAAAATCTCTATTAGAAATATTACATAAAGTCCCATTAATCACCGTAGATGCAACCGGAACTATTAAGCTCAAAGCCAGTGGTAATTACAAAATATTAATTGATGGTCGCTCGTCATCCTTAGTGGCGAAAAACCCTTCTGATGTTTTTAGAGCCATGCCTGCGAGTAACATTGAAAAAATTGAAGTTATCACGATACCACCAGCTAAATATGACAGTGAAGGTCTGGCCGGTATACTGAATATTATAACCAAAAAGAAACTTGTACAAGGTTACAACGGCAGTATTAATTCAAGTTATAATACTGTATATGGTACAAGTTCTTCAATTCTAATGAATCTTAAAAAGAATAAACTGGGGGTAATCTTTTATGCTGGTTTGGGGTGGCAAAATACCAGGGAACTAGGCTATGAAAGCGCCCAAACTCAAACGAGCCCTACCTATAGTGTTCTTAATCAAAACGGGCAAACCACTAACTCCAACAATTATCGCTTAGGAAATCTTGAAATCAGCTATCAACCAGATACATTAAATTTAATAACAGGATCTGGTGGCTATAATCGCTACTATTCGACGCAAGGTATTGAACTGACTAATGTACTCTTCAACGCTAACAATGAGCTGACTCAAAGTTTTGATATAAATAGTACAGGAAATAGTTTGTTTAATACCGCTGATGTTTCGTTTAATTATCAAAAAGGTTTTAAACGAAATAAAAAGCAGTATCTGACCTTTTCTTATCAATACTCATTCATTTCCAACAAACAGGAAAATGGGGTAGCAACGTCGAAACAATTCAACTATAATAATAATGATTATAACCAGAAAAACGATGCTGAGTCAAATGAGCATACACTTCAAGTAGATTATATTCAGCCTAAAAAAACAATCACTATTGAAGCTGGAGGAAAAATGATTCTAAGAAGTAATACCAGTAATTTCCTAACTAGTATTGTGACAAATGATGATGGCAATGATGGCGGTAATAATTTTTTTAAATTTGATCAAAATGTTTATAGCTTATATAATTCCTATCAATTAAAATTTTCAAAAGTAGCAGTAAAATTCGGCGCGCGATTAGAGCATACAACGTTAAACGCTGACTTTGTGTCCACAAATACCACTTATGATAGGAATTATCTTAATATTATACCCTCTGTCTCTAGTCAAATTTCACTTGGTCAAACGGCCAGTATTAATTTTGGATATGGAGAAAGAATCCAAAGGCCTAGTATATGGCAGGTTAATCCTTTTGTAAATAAAATCAATCCTAAGTTTGTAACTGTAGGTAATCCCGATCTTGTCCCTACTTTAAATCATAACATTGAAGTTACATTTAGCAAATTCTCTTCGGGCTATTTAAGCTTGGGATTAAACTACGAATTTGCGGGAAATACAATAGAGCATCTGACAACGTATAATCCTCAAGATTCTATAACAACTTTATCTTATCAGAATTTAGGAAAAAGCAGGAAGATCGGGTTTAATCTTAGCTTAAATTACCCTTTATCTAAATCAATAAATTTAAGCATTAATTCATCATTATATTATAGGATGTTAAGTGCCCAAACTGACAGTATAAGATATTCAAATAAGGGCTTCCAGGGTAATTTTGTAGCCTCAGCAGATTATCAATTGAAGAATGGGATAAGCGTTGGTTTCAGTGCTGGTTACAACAGTAGAACAATTAGCCTTCAAGGACACGATAATGGTTATTTTTATAACTCAACAAGCATTTCTAAGGACTTTTTTAAAAAGAAATTAACAATTGGCGGCTATATCTCAAATCCTCAAAATAAATTTTTCACCACAAAATCAACAACAACCGCGAATAATTTTACTCAGTTAATTCATCAAAATAGTTTCTATCGTAGTGCCGCTATCCAGCTAAGCTATCGTTTCGGTAAGCTAAACAGCAATGTTGTAAAGAATAAAAGGGGTATAAAAAATGACGATATAAAAAACGAGGTTCCCAATAAAAACAACTGA